In a single window of the Sebaldella sp. S0638 genome:
- the prmC gene encoding peptide chain release factor N(5)-glutamine methyltransferase, translated as MNKLIDILEKSKKYLEDNKVENPRIETELILSQVLNLDRIMLYAYFDRELNDDEVSEIRALLKSKINSGEIPGKNDEISMKTLMDQSIKYLENHQIEEARLTVELIFSYVLSVDRMMLFTKYAVQPEEESKNKIRNLLKLRAKDKIPLQYLLNEEEFYGRPFYINKGVLIPRNETEIVVERALEELKGITAPNVLDIGAGSGVISITIAKEKTDSKILGVDISDNALEIANKNKSLLKADNVKFLKSNLFQEVNYHNFDMIISNPPYIPKSEYDTLSDDVRMHEPEEALMAENEGLFFYYEISKSAVDYLKNGGKLIFECGYNQAEIIENIMKEAGYKNIEIFKDLNGINRGITGCIFKEE; from the coding sequence ATGAATAAGTTAATTGATATATTGGAAAAATCCAAAAAATATCTTGAAGACAATAAAGTAGAAAACCCAAGAATAGAAACTGAGCTAATCCTATCACAGGTCTTAAATCTGGATAGGATTATGCTTTATGCATATTTTGACAGGGAACTGAATGATGATGAAGTATCTGAAATAAGAGCTCTGTTGAAAAGTAAAATAAATTCCGGGGAAATTCCGGGGAAAAATGATGAAATAAGTATGAAAACACTTATGGATCAAAGTATAAAATATCTGGAAAACCACCAGATAGAAGAAGCAAGACTAACAGTGGAACTTATCTTTTCCTATGTGCTTTCTGTTGACAGAATGATGCTCTTTACCAAGTATGCTGTGCAGCCTGAGGAAGAGAGCAAGAATAAAATAAGAAATTTACTGAAATTAAGGGCGAAGGACAAAATACCTCTCCAGTATCTTCTGAATGAGGAAGAATTCTACGGAAGACCTTTTTATATAAATAAAGGAGTTTTGATTCCGAGAAATGAAACTGAGATAGTAGTAGAAAGAGCCTTGGAAGAGCTGAAAGGCATCACAGCACCGAATGTTCTGGACATAGGTGCAGGAAGCGGAGTAATCTCAATAACTATTGCCAAAGAAAAAACTGATTCCAAGATTCTGGGTGTGGATATATCAGATAATGCTTTGGAAATAGCAAATAAAAATAAGAGTCTGCTAAAAGCCGACAATGTAAAGTTTTTGAAGTCTAATTTATTTCAGGAAGTAAATTATCATAATTTTGATATGATAATTTCTAATCCCCCTTATATTCCAAAATCTGAGTATGATACACTGAGTGATGACGTAAGAATGCATGAACCGGAAGAAGCACTTATGGCTGAAAATGAAGGATTGTTTTTTTACTACGAAATAAGCAAAAGTGCTGTAGATTACTTGAAAAACGGCGGAAAACTTATATTTGAATGCGGATATAACCAGGCAGAAATAATAGAAAATATAATGAAAGAAGCCGGATATAAAAATATAGAAATATTCAAAGATCTGAACGGAATAAACAGAGGTATCACAGGATGTATTTTTAAAGAGGAATAA
- a CDS encoding amino acid ABC transporter ATP-binding protein, which produces MIEIKGLYKNFGSLEVLKDINKTINKGEVVAIIGPSGSGKSTLLRCINLLETPTKGEILIEGTNILSSKSNVNKIRQKVGMVFQHFNLFPHKTVLQNLTLAPMKLKKMSKAEAEKTAMDLLRKVGLEEKRDVYPNTLSGGQKQRVAIARALAMNPEVILFDEPTSALDPEMIGEVLDVIKKLAHEGMTMLLVTHEMGFARNVAKRVIFMDEGRIVEDENPEKIFTNPEHERTKEFLNKVLNH; this is translated from the coding sequence ATGATAGAAATCAAAGGTTTATATAAAAATTTCGGCAGTCTGGAAGTACTGAAAGATATAAATAAAACTATAAATAAAGGCGAAGTGGTAGCTATAATCGGACCCAGCGGAAGCGGGAAATCTACTCTTCTAAGATGTATAAATCTTCTTGAAACACCAACTAAAGGAGAAATTTTAATTGAAGGAACGAATATACTTTCCTCAAAATCAAATGTAAATAAAATCAGACAGAAAGTGGGAATGGTTTTTCAGCATTTTAACCTTTTTCCGCATAAAACAGTATTACAGAACCTTACTTTGGCTCCAATGAAACTGAAAAAAATGTCAAAAGCCGAGGCTGAAAAAACAGCAATGGATCTTTTGAGAAAAGTAGGGCTGGAAGAGAAAAGAGATGTTTATCCGAATACACTTTCAGGAGGACAGAAACAGAGAGTAGCAATAGCAAGAGCTCTTGCCATGAATCCGGAAGTAATATTATTTGATGAGCCTACATCAGCATTAGATCCTGAAATGATAGGGGAAGTTCTGGATGTAATAAAAAAACTTGCCCATGAAGGAATGACAATGCTTCTTGTGACACATGAGATGGGATTCGCAAGAAATGTAGCCAAAAGAGTAATATTTATGGATGAGGGAAGAATAGTAGAAGATGAAAATCCTGAAAAAATATTTACTAATCCTGAACATGAGAGAACAAAAGAATTTTTGAACAAAGTATTAAATCATTAA
- a CDS encoding basic amino acid ABC transporter substrate-binding protein: MEKTLFLLSLMLLFILSCGSKQEAATADGGDKAADGKEKVLRVGTNPEFKPFEYVGEGGKTEGFDIDLMNMIGEELGYKVEWKTMAFDGLIPALKNNEIDAIIAGMSVTEERKAAVDFSDEYYISKFAYVKLKGDTSLNSIDDMKDKRLGAQLGTIQEQEAKKNSEKTVVNEAITSLILELKNKNLDALVLEDVVASAYVSENPELEIFATKDMTDNGGTAIAFDKGKNAELIKQVNETIKKLKENGKYDELLKKYNLK; the protein is encoded by the coding sequence ATGGAAAAAACATTATTTTTATTGAGTCTTATGCTTTTATTCATACTAAGCTGCGGTTCTAAACAGGAAGCTGCAACTGCTGATGGAGGAGACAAGGCTGCTGACGGAAAAGAAAAAGTATTACGTGTAGGGACTAACCCAGAATTCAAACCGTTTGAATATGTAGGTGAAGGCGGAAAAACAGAAGGTTTTGATATAGATCTTATGAATATGATCGGTGAAGAGCTTGGGTATAAAGTAGAGTGGAAAACAATGGCATTTGACGGGCTTATTCCTGCACTTAAGAATAACGAAATTGATGCAATAATAGCCGGTATGAGTGTTACTGAAGAGAGAAAAGCAGCAGTGGATTTTAGTGATGAGTATTATATCTCAAAGTTTGCCTATGTAAAACTAAAAGGTGATACATCATTAAACAGCATTGATGATATGAAAGATAAGAGACTTGGTGCACAGTTAGGGACTATTCAAGAACAGGAAGCTAAGAAAAATAGTGAAAAAACTGTTGTTAACGAAGCTATAACTTCATTAATCCTTGAATTAAAAAATAAAAATCTTGATGCTCTTGTACTTGAAGATGTAGTAGCAAGTGCTTATGTAAGTGAAAATCCCGAACTTGAAATTTTTGCCACTAAAGATATGACTGATAATGGAGGAACAGCTATTGCTTTTGATAAAGGTAAAAATGCAGAGTTAATCAAACAGGTAAATGAAACTATAAAAAAATTAAAAGAAAACGGAAAATATGACGAATTATTGAAGAAATATAATTTGAAATAG
- a CDS encoding DKNYY domain-containing protein has product MKKLFMIFGFLAVVICFPVKTYAITRYIINNGKVYYQRLKFRDEMTEADAQTFKNLDYFYAKDKNYVYYEGDKLLGVDPLTFRILDYSYTKDKDKVYYYRTALGNVDPATFKILDYYYTKDKNNVYYLRDTLSGADIPSFRVLRFSYAKDKNNVYYHGNKIENADPATFKILDIDYAKDKNHVYYTGKVIKDGNPADFELIEPNWYLFYR; this is encoded by the coding sequence ATGAAAAAATTGTTTATGATTTTTGGCTTTTTAGCTGTTGTTATATGCTTTCCGGTAAAAACATATGCTATCACAAGATATATTATAAATAATGGAAAAGTTTATTATCAGCGTCTTAAATTCAGGGACGAAATGACAGAAGCAGATGCTCAGACATTCAAAAATCTGGATTATTTTTATGCGAAAGATAAAAACTATGTTTATTATGAGGGAGACAAACTTCTGGGGGTAGATCCGCTGACTTTCAGAATACTGGATTACAGCTATACCAAAGATAAGGACAAGGTTTATTACTACAGAACAGCTTTGGGAAATGTAGATCCTGCCACATTTAAAATACTGGACTACTATTATACCAAAGATAAAAATAATGTATATTATCTGAGAGATACTTTGAGCGGAGCTGATATACCGTCATTTAGAGTATTAAGATTCAGCTATGCAAAAGATAAAAATAATGTTTATTATCACGGGAATAAAATAGAAAATGCTGATCCAGCTACATTTAAAATACTGGATATAGATTATGCAAAAGATAAGAATCATGTATATTATACAGGAAAAGTCATTAAGGATGGGAATCCTGCCGATTTTGAGCTGATAGAGCCAAACTGGTATTTATTTTACAGATAG
- the disA gene encoding DNA integrity scanning diadenylate cyclase DisA — MTRKEILTGIFSLVAPGTLLRDGLGRIQEAGLGALIVVGDEENLKYMIDGGFNLNVDFTPQKLYELSKMDGAIMISENLRKISYANIQLQPKATIHTDESGTRHRTADRVAKQTGNLVLAVSERRNKITIYKGSFRYEILDMKDILAKTSQALMALEKYATAIHHHLTNLTILEFDNMVTVNEVVEGIKKYGLLYRITDELDEYILELGSEGRLIVLQYEELMQGIKEDLYDLIRDYNNSEETVDKIFGDIRKLNKEELLELGKIAHIMGFGKAYSNFDKRITPRGYRILSEIKRITKKDIELLIKAFNDLPEILDATSEDISKIKGISKFKASSIVRGLKRLRNTLIMER, encoded by the coding sequence ATGACAAGAAAAGAGATATTAACCGGAATATTTTCCTTAGTCGCACCTGGAACATTATTAAGAGACGGTTTAGGCAGAATACAAGAAGCAGGATTGGGAGCACTGATAGTAGTAGGAGACGAAGAGAATCTGAAATATATGATAGATGGGGGATTCAATTTAAACGTGGATTTTACTCCGCAAAAATTATATGAGCTTTCCAAAATGGACGGAGCAATAATGATATCCGAGAATTTAAGAAAAATTTCGTATGCCAATATTCAGCTTCAGCCAAAGGCTACTATCCATACAGATGAAAGCGGAACGAGACACAGAACCGCAGACAGAGTGGCTAAGCAGACAGGTAATCTGGTACTGGCTGTATCTGAAAGAAGAAATAAAATTACTATATACAAGGGTAGTTTTAGATATGAAATTTTGGACATGAAGGATATACTGGCTAAAACAAGTCAGGCTTTAATGGCTCTTGAAAAATATGCAACAGCAATACATCATCACTTAACTAATCTTACAATACTTGAGTTTGATAACATGGTTACTGTTAATGAAGTGGTGGAAGGAATAAAAAAATACGGTCTTTTATACAGAATAACCGATGAACTGGATGAATATATTCTGGAACTCGGGAGTGAGGGACGTCTGATAGTGCTGCAGTATGAAGAACTGATGCAGGGTATAAAAGAAGACCTCTATGATCTTATAAGAGACTATAATAACAGTGAGGAAACTGTGGATAAAATATTCGGCGATATTAGAAAACTGAATAAGGAAGAACTGCTGGAACTGGGGAAAATCGCACATATAATGGGATTCGGGAAAGCATACAGCAACTTTGACAAGAGAATAACGCCGAGAGGATACAGAATACTGAGCGAAATCAAAAGAATAACAAAAAAAGATATAGAATTATTAATAAAAGCTTTTAATGATTTGCCGGAGATTCTGGATGCCACATCTGAAGATATATCAAAAATAAAAGGAATAAGCAAATTCAAGGCAAGTTCCATTGTAAGAGGACTGAAGAGACTGAGAAATACACTAATAATGGAAAGATAG
- a CDS encoding alpha/beta hydrolase, with translation MGKKSVYLCLLAVVIFFFTGCEVLRTALHHDYKVNKYNKTENKEYVVVFHGIYGTEKDMKPIAEMLESKDYNIISIQYPTNSDSVETITEKYIKPVVEDLEKDRKIHFVVHSMGSGILRYYLKNNSMENLGKVVFISPPSHGSALADHVISKVLKDPLGEAVFQFSVKDDSFVNKLGDPDYECYVLIGNKTNNPLYSAMIPGKDDGMVPLDSSKLDSCAYKVVDKTTHTSILKDKRTFDEIENYLKN, from the coding sequence ATGGGGAAGAAAAGTGTATATTTATGCCTTTTAGCAGTAGTAATATTTTTTTTTACAGGGTGTGAGGTCTTGAGGACAGCTTTGCATCATGATTACAAAGTAAATAAATATAATAAAACAGAAAATAAAGAATATGTAGTAGTATTTCACGGAATATACGGAACAGAAAAAGATATGAAACCAATAGCAGAAATGCTGGAAAGTAAAGATTATAATATAATAAGTATTCAATATCCCACAAACAGCGACAGCGTAGAAACAATTACCGAAAAATATATAAAACCTGTTGTGGAAGATCTGGAAAAAGACAGAAAGATTCACTTTGTGGTACATTCCATGGGAAGCGGGATATTAAGATATTATTTGAAAAATAACAGTATGGAAAATCTGGGTAAAGTAGTGTTCATTTCACCGCCAAGCCACGGAAGCGCACTTGCGGATCATGTGATATCCAAAGTGCTGAAAGATCCGTTAGGGGAAGCAGTGTTTCAGTTTAGTGTAAAAGATGACAGTTTTGTTAATAAGCTGGGAGATCCTGATTACGAATGTTATGTATTAATTGGGAATAAAACCAATAATCCGCTGTATTCAGCCATGATACCCGGAAAAGACGACGGAATGGTGCCGCTTGACAGTTCGAAGCTGGATTCCTGTGCATATAAAGTCGTGGATAAGACTACACATACATCAATACTGAAAGATAAAAGAACATTCGATGAAATAGAAAATTATCTGAAAAATTAA
- the queA gene encoding tRNA preQ1(34) S-adenosylmethionine ribosyltransferase-isomerase QueA, translating to MKLSDFDFDLPENLIAQNAVEPRDHSKLMVLNKEKQTIEHKKFYNISDYLKKGDVLVVNRTRVIPARLFGKKDTGSVLECFLLKRLDLNTWEVLLKPAKKLKIGQRLIFLEGKLEAVLKEIKDDGNRILEFIYNGSFEEILDELGEMPLPPYITEKLKDKNRYQTVYAKEGESVAAPTAGLHFTNELLEKLKDSGVELTEIYLDVGLGTFRPVQVENVLEHKMHYEKYHIPKESAEIINRAKKEGRRIVAVGTTTVRTLESSNDGSEVIPGEGETDIFIYGDYKFKIVDALITNFHLPKSTLLMLISAFAEKDFIFRAYETAILEKYRFYSFGDAMFIY from the coding sequence ATGAAACTATCAGATTTTGATTTTGATCTGCCTGAGAATTTAATAGCGCAGAATGCCGTAGAGCCGAGAGATCACTCAAAGTTAATGGTACTTAATAAAGAAAAACAAACTATAGAACATAAAAAGTTTTATAATATATCAGATTATCTGAAAAAAGGAGATGTACTGGTAGTAAACAGAACAAGAGTCATTCCGGCAAGATTATTCGGGAAAAAGGACACAGGAAGTGTTCTTGAGTGTTTTTTATTAAAACGTCTTGATTTAAACACATGGGAAGTCCTTTTGAAACCTGCTAAGAAGCTTAAAATCGGGCAGAGATTGATTTTTCTTGAAGGTAAGCTGGAAGCAGTGCTGAAAGAAATAAAAGACGACGGGAACAGAATTCTGGAGTTTATATATAACGGAAGCTTTGAAGAAATATTGGACGAACTGGGAGAAATGCCTCTTCCGCCTTATATTACTGAAAAGCTGAAAGATAAAAACAGATATCAGACAGTATACGCAAAAGAAGGAGAGTCAGTGGCAGCACCTACAGCAGGACTGCACTTTACAAATGAGCTTTTAGAAAAACTAAAGGATTCAGGAGTAGAGCTTACTGAGATATATCTGGATGTGGGGCTGGGAACATTCAGACCTGTACAGGTAGAAAATGTACTGGAACACAAAATGCATTATGAAAAATATCATATTCCCAAAGAAAGTGCCGAGATTATTAACAGGGCGAAAAAAGAAGGAAGACGTATTGTCGCTGTGGGAACTACCACGGTGAGAACACTGGAATCTTCAAATGACGGATCAGAAGTGATTCCCGGTGAGGGTGAAACAGATATATTCATTTACGGGGACTATAAATTCAAAATAGTAGATGCTTTGATCACAAATTTTCATCTGCCTAAGTCAACTCTGCTGATGCTTATATCAGCATTTGCAGAAAAGGATTTTATTTTCAGGGCATATGAAACGGCTATTTTGGAGAAATACAGATTTTACAGCTTTGGAGATGCTATGTTTATATATTAA
- a CDS encoding DUF1385 domain-containing protein has translation MMRGPKAIATAVRRKDGTIVYRKKTLDEKKNKWFKMPFVRGVLALFDAMVVGTKELIFASNQAGEEEEQLSDKEVMGTVSMSLIIGIGVFMVIPSLVGGLVFKDNKLMANIVEAVIRLVMFLGYIWGISFFKDVRRVFEYHGAEHKSIYNYEMEKALEVGNAKSCTRFHPRCGTSFLLLVMFISIIVFSIVDFIFPVPDNKFLLIIYKIFTRIPFVPVVAGISFEIQRWTSYHLNSIIGKMIAGPGLLLQKITTKEPDESQLEVALVALKVALGEEVTNAVEVER, from the coding sequence ATGATGAGAGGGCCTAAAGCAATAGCAACAGCTGTAAGAAGAAAAGACGGAACAATAGTATATAGAAAAAAAACACTTGATGAAAAAAAGAATAAATGGTTTAAAATGCCTTTTGTCAGAGGAGTTCTTGCATTATTTGATGCAATGGTAGTAGGAACAAAAGAGCTTATTTTCGCCTCAAATCAGGCAGGCGAAGAAGAAGAACAGTTAAGTGACAAAGAGGTAATGGGAACTGTTTCTATGTCTCTTATTATAGGAATAGGAGTATTTATGGTTATTCCTTCACTTGTAGGCGGACTGGTTTTTAAAGATAATAAATTAATGGCGAACATTGTAGAAGCAGTAATCAGACTTGTAATGTTTCTTGGATATATATGGGGAATCTCGTTTTTCAAAGATGTAAGAAGAGTTTTTGAATATCACGGGGCTGAACATAAGTCAATCTACAATTATGAAATGGAAAAAGCCCTTGAAGTGGGAAATGCCAAGTCATGTACAAGATTTCACCCTAGATGCGGTACAAGCTTTCTGCTTTTAGTTATGTTTATAAGTATAATAGTATTTTCAATTGTGGACTTTATATTTCCGGTACCGGATAATAAATTTCTTCTGATTATTTACAAAATATTTACAAGAATTCCTTTTGTACCTGTAGTAGCGGGGATTTCATTCGAAATTCAGAGATGGACAAGCTATCACCTGAATAGTATAATTGGTAAAATGATAGCAGGGCCGGGGCTTCTTCTACAGAAAATAACTACAAAAGAACCTGATGAAAGTCAGCTTGAAGTAGCACTCGTAGCACTGAAAGTAGCTTTAGGAGAAGAAGTAACTAATGCAGTGGAAGTGGAAAGATAA
- a CDS encoding amino acid ABC transporter permease codes for MTGKTRILIKMLIFIVLLALIFKTIDLSFLKKSDCIFLLQGLWVTVQITFCGVLLGVILGTLLAFLRYLNNPVIDTIIEEYVDILRGIPVTIQLLIFAYFILSGVIQSKFLIAVIGFGINSSAYVSEIIRSGIESLDKGQMEAARALGMPYSMSMFEIIIPQAVRNILPALINEFIALFKETSVVGLVLINMYDLTFASKALQSKYYKPEPYILAGIIYYICVKLFSIFAGSLERKLKK; via the coding sequence ATGACTGGGAAAACCAGAATTTTGATAAAAATGCTGATCTTTATAGTGTTATTAGCATTGATATTTAAAACAATCGATTTGAGTTTCCTGAAAAAAAGCGACTGCATCTTTTTACTTCAGGGATTATGGGTAACTGTACAGATAACATTCTGCGGAGTACTTCTAGGTGTAATACTTGGAACTCTGCTTGCATTTTTGAGGTATTTGAATAATCCCGTTATTGATACAATTATAGAAGAATATGTGGATATACTGCGTGGAATACCAGTAACAATACAGCTTCTTATATTTGCTTATTTTATTTTAAGCGGAGTTATTCAGTCAAAATTTCTAATTGCAGTAATTGGTTTTGGTATAAATAGTTCGGCATATGTTTCTGAGATAATAAGGTCGGGAATAGAAAGTCTGGATAAAGGACAGATGGAAGCAGCAAGAGCGTTGGGAATGCCTTATTCTATGTCGATGTTCGAGATAATAATACCGCAGGCTGTAAGAAATATTCTTCCGGCATTAATAAATGAATTTATAGCCTTATTTAAGGAAACATCAGTAGTAGGGCTGGTACTTATAAATATGTATGATCTGACTTTTGCAAGTAAGGCACTGCAAAGTAAATATTATAAACCTGAACCGTATATCCTTGCAGGAATAATATATTACATTTGTGTAAAACTATTTTCAATTTTTGCTGGCAGTCTGGAAAGGAAGTTGAAAAAATGA
- a CDS encoding polyprenyl synthetase family protein: MLKIYLKEKREIFEKYLQEKMTELKYPERLSESMVYSVMNGGKRLRPVLMYMVADIFNADYSKIEDTAAALECIHSYSLVHDDLPAMDNDTYRRGKLTTHKQFDEATAILAGDALLTYAFYVISASEKIEDTRKVNIIRILSDYSGVNGMVGGQYVDMESEDKEISFDTLKYIHSHKTGKLLKAAVELPMTAIGVEGKQKEVLLEYSELIGIAFQIKDDLLDIEGDFEKMGKESSDEKNNKTTYPKLFGVEKTREILNDYTEKAKNLIRENFENAEILVELADYISNRGE, translated from the coding sequence ATGCTGAAAATTTATTTAAAGGAAAAAAGAGAGATTTTTGAAAAATATCTGCAGGAAAAAATGACAGAACTGAAATATCCCGAAAGACTATCTGAATCTATGGTTTATTCTGTGATGAACGGGGGAAAAAGATTAAGACCGGTTCTTATGTATATGGTAGCAGATATATTTAACGCAGATTACAGCAAAATAGAAGATACAGCGGCAGCATTGGAATGTATACACTCATACTCGCTTGTCCATGATGATCTTCCTGCGATGGATAACGATACATACAGAAGGGGAAAGCTGACTACACACAAGCAGTTTGACGAAGCTACGGCTATTCTTGCAGGTGATGCTCTGCTGACTTATGCTTTTTATGTAATATCTGCCTCTGAAAAAATAGAAGACACAAGAAAAGTAAATATAATCAGAATTTTGTCAGATTATTCAGGAGTAAACGGAATGGTAGGCGGACAGTATGTAGACATGGAATCAGAAGATAAAGAGATTTCTTTTGATACACTGAAATATATACACAGCCACAAAACAGGAAAGTTATTAAAAGCTGCGGTAGAACTTCCCATGACAGCGATAGGAGTGGAAGGGAAACAAAAAGAAGTTCTTCTGGAGTATTCGGAATTAATAGGAATTGCTTTTCAAATAAAGGACGATCTTCTCGATATAGAAGGAGACTTTGAAAAAATGGGAAAAGAGTCAAGTGATGAAAAAAACAACAAGACTACTTATCCAAAGCTTTTCGGAGTAGAAAAAACAAGAGAAATTCTTAATGATTACACTGAAAAAGCTAAAAACTTAATAAGAGAAAATTTTGAAAATGCTGAAATTCTGGTAGAACTGGCAGATTATATCAGTAACAGGGGTGAATAA
- the prfA gene encoding peptide chain release factor 1 — protein MFQKLDDVVKKHEELTQLLMDPEVTSDPKKIMEYNKALNSINDVVEKYKYYKDKREELTSLKEDLKNEKDSEMKDMIQEEIKNVEEEIPNIEEDLKVLLLPKDPNDEKNVIMEIRAGAGGDEAALFAYDVFRMFSRYAERNRWKVEVIDRNDIGVGGLKEIVFLIQGKGAYSKLKYESGVHRVQRVPDTESSGRIHTSTITVAVLPEIDDVSQVEINPGDLKVDTYRASGAGGQHVNTTDSAVRITHIPTGIVVTSQDERSQLKNRDRAMKVLASKIYEMEVEEQRKTVESERRIQVGSGDRSEKIRTYNFPQGRVTDHRIKLTLHKLDQVLDGDLVEMIDALTAYAQAELLKAVGENE, from the coding sequence ATGTTTCAGAAATTAGATGATGTAGTAAAAAAACACGAGGAACTTACACAATTATTAATGGATCCAGAGGTGACAAGCGATCCTAAAAAAATAATGGAATATAACAAAGCATTAAACAGTATAAATGATGTAGTGGAAAAATATAAATACTATAAGGATAAAAGAGAAGAACTGACTTCATTAAAAGAAGATCTGAAAAATGAAAAAGACAGTGAAATGAAGGATATGATTCAGGAAGAAATAAAAAACGTAGAAGAAGAGATACCAAATATAGAAGAAGATCTGAAAGTACTTCTGCTGCCTAAAGATCCTAACGATGAGAAAAACGTAATTATGGAAATAAGAGCAGGAGCAGGGGGAGACGAGGCGGCATTATTTGCATATGACGTTTTCAGAATGTTCTCTAGATATGCTGAAAGAAACAGATGGAAAGTGGAAGTAATAGACAGAAATGATATAGGTGTAGGCGGATTAAAAGAGATAGTATTCCTGATACAGGGAAAAGGAGCCTATTCCAAGCTGAAATATGAAAGCGGCGTTCACAGGGTGCAGAGAGTACCAGATACAGAATCTTCAGGGAGAATACATACATCTACTATTACAGTAGCCGTGCTTCCTGAGATAGACGATGTAAGTCAGGTGGAAATAAATCCCGGTGATCTGAAAGTAGATACATACAGAGCGAGCGGAGCCGGCGGACAGCACGTAAATACCACTGATTCAGCTGTAAGAATTACTCATATTCCTACTGGCATAGTGGTAACTTCACAGGATGAAAGATCGCAGCTGAAAAACAGAGACAGAGCAATGAAGGTGCTTGCTTCTAAGATTTATGAAATGGAAGTGGAAGAACAGAGAAAAACTGTAGAAAGCGAAAGAAGAATACAGGTAGGTTCCGGAGACAGATCAGAAAAGATCAGAACATATAATTTTCCTCAGGGAAGAGTAACAGATCACAGAATAAAGCTTACATTGCATAAATTAGATCAGGTTCTCGACGGTGATCTGGTAGAGATGATAGATGCATTAACAGCGTACGCACAGGCGGAACTTTTGAAGGCAGTCGGTGAGAATGAATAA
- the xseB gene encoding exodeoxyribonuclease VII small subunit: MSAKKKNFEERIQEIDEIIEKLEAGELSLDDSIKEYEKAIKLIKESETLLEAAEGKVMKVLEKNNNDVELEEFE; this comes from the coding sequence ATGTCGGCAAAGAAAAAGAACTTTGAAGAGAGAATACAGGAAATTGATGAAATAATAGAAAAATTAGAAGCCGGAGAGCTTTCTCTGGATGATTCCATAAAAGAATACGAAAAAGCTATAAAGCTCATAAAAGAGTCAGAAACACTTCTGGAAGCAGCAGAAGGAAAAGTTATGAAAGTTTTGGAAAAAAATAATAATGATGTGGAATTAGAGGAGTTTGAGTAA
- the rsmD gene encoding 16S rRNA (guanine(966)-N(2))-methyltransferase RsmD: MRVVAGSAKNKKLKTKEGRETRPTLERVKEAIFSIIGDEITDCSFLDLYAGTGSIAIEALSRGARRAILIEQDREALRIIIENINNCGFENISRAYKNDVNRALEILQRKGELFDIIFLDPPYKENISYDTLKKISECKVLKEDGMIISEHGNYEKLPDEIGNFVKYDERDYNKKILSFYRYK; the protein is encoded by the coding sequence ATGAGAGTAGTGGCTGGCAGTGCCAAAAATAAAAAACTGAAAACCAAAGAGGGAAGAGAGACAAGACCAACGCTGGAACGTGTGAAAGAAGCTATTTTCAGTATTATAGGCGATGAGATTACAGACTGTAGTTTTCTTGATCTGTATGCAGGGACGGGAAGTATAGCAATAGAAGCATTAAGCCGGGGGGCCAGAAGGGCGATATTAATCGAGCAGGATAGAGAAGCACTTAGAATAATTATAGAAAATATAAATAACTGCGGATTTGAAAATATATCCAGAGCATATAAAAATGATGTAAATCGTGCATTGGAGATATTACAGAGAAAAGGCGAGCTGTTTGATATAATATTTTTAGACCCTCCATATAAAGAAAATATATCATATGATACGCTGAAAAAAATTTCGGAATGTAAAGTTCTGAAAGAAGACGGGATGATTATATCAGAACACGGGAACTATGAAAAACTTCCTGATGAAATAGGCAATTTTGTGAAATATGACGAGAGAGATTATAACAAAAAGATTTTATCTTTTTACAGATATAAATAA